A genomic segment from Dechloromonas denitrificans encodes:
- a CDS encoding HpcH/HpaI aldolase/citrate lyase family protein, whose product MRHPKAVLFAGEKPLPTLPAVDHYAGSEKLMRKALQLQKELGPIFDITCDCEDGAHAGAEREHAEMVGRLIMSDENQFNRVGARIHDVTHPHWRKDLEILVGIAGNRLPFITLPKPCSAGDVLVQIEALREIEREFNVDRSIPVHVLIETHGALREVWEIAALPGVESLDFGLMDFVSGHHGAIPGSAMKSPGQFEHPLIVRAKCEISAAALACGVIPAHNVTTELKDIEYIRNDALRARNEFGYLRMWSIHPNQITPIVEAMRPDFSEVQAAGEILSAAQDKDWGPIQHAGKLHDRASYRYYWALLERAHITGMQLPEPIKQRFFG is encoded by the coding sequence ATGCGCCATCCAAAAGCTGTTCTCTTCGCCGGCGAAAAGCCCCTCCCCACCCTTCCCGCGGTCGACCACTACGCCGGGTCGGAAAAGCTGATGCGCAAAGCGCTGCAGTTACAGAAGGAACTCGGCCCGATCTTCGACATCACCTGCGACTGTGAAGATGGCGCGCATGCCGGTGCCGAGCGGGAACATGCCGAAATGGTCGGCCGACTGATCATGAGCGACGAGAATCAGTTCAATCGTGTCGGCGCACGGATTCATGACGTAACTCACCCGCACTGGCGCAAGGATCTTGAAATCCTGGTCGGCATCGCCGGCAATCGCCTGCCGTTCATTACACTTCCCAAGCCTTGCAGCGCAGGAGATGTTCTCGTCCAGATCGAAGCATTGCGGGAAATCGAACGTGAATTCAATGTCGACCGCAGCATTCCCGTCCACGTGCTGATCGAGACGCACGGCGCCTTGCGCGAAGTCTGGGAGATCGCCGCACTGCCAGGTGTCGAGAGCCTGGATTTTGGCCTGATGGATTTTGTTTCAGGCCACCACGGCGCCATACCCGGCTCCGCCATGAAAAGTCCGGGCCAGTTCGAACACCCGCTGATCGTCCGTGCCAAATGCGAAATCAGCGCCGCAGCACTGGCTTGCGGCGTCATTCCGGCACACAACGTAACCACCGAACTGAAGGATATCGAGTACATCCGGAACGATGCCCTGCGCGCGCGTAACGAATTTGGCTACCTGCGCATGTGGAGCATTCACCCGAATCAGATCACGCCCATCGTTGAAGCCATGCGCCCCGATTTCTCCGAAGTTCAAGCCGCCGGAGAAATCCTGAGCGCCGCCCAGGACAAGGACTGGGGGCCGATCCAGCACGCCGGCAAACTGCACGACAGAGCCTCCTACCGCTATTACTGGGCGCTTCTCGAACGCGCCCACATCACCGGCATGCAATTGCCGGAACCGATCAAGCAGCGCTTCTTTGGCTGA
- a CDS encoding malate dehydrogenase — protein sequence MSKAPMRVAITGAAGQIGYSLLFRIASGEMLGKDQPVILQLLDLPQAQQAVKGVMMELEDCAFPLLAGMVATDDPNVAFKDADVCLLVGARPRTKGMERADLLTANGAIFTVQGKAIAENAKEDVKVLVVGNPCNTNAFIAAAAAKKVGRTNPNNYHGMLRLDHNRALSQLAAKAGREVSSLKKLVVWGNHSPTMYADYRYTTSNGDSVKALINDHAWNNDVFLPTVGKRGAAIIEARGLSSAASAANAAIDHVRDWVLGSDEWVTMGVPSDGSYGIPAGIVFGFPCECKGGKFTIIQGLEIDEYSREKINFTLKELTDEAEAVKDML from the coding sequence ATGTCCAAAGCCCCCATGCGCGTTGCTATCACTGGCGCCGCCGGCCAGATCGGTTATAGCCTGCTGTTCCGCATTGCCTCCGGCGAAATGCTCGGCAAAGACCAGCCGGTCATCCTTCAGTTGCTCGACCTGCCGCAAGCTCAGCAAGCTGTGAAGGGCGTGATGATGGAACTGGAAGATTGTGCCTTCCCGCTCCTGGCTGGCATGGTTGCCACCGATGACCCGAACGTCGCTTTCAAGGATGCCGACGTTTGCCTGCTGGTTGGTGCCCGTCCGCGCACCAAGGGCATGGAACGTGCCGACCTGCTGACCGCCAACGGCGCCATCTTCACCGTTCAGGGCAAGGCCATTGCCGAGAACGCCAAGGAAGACGTCAAGGTTCTGGTCGTCGGCAATCCGTGCAACACCAACGCCTTCATCGCCGCCGCCGCCGCCAAGAAGGTTGGCCGCACCAATCCGAACAACTACCACGGCATGCTGCGCCTGGACCACAACCGCGCCCTGTCGCAACTGGCTGCCAAGGCCGGCCGTGAAGTTTCTTCCCTGAAGAAGCTGGTCGTCTGGGGCAATCACTCGCCGACGATGTACGCCGATTACCGCTACACCACCTCCAATGGCGACAGCGTAAAGGCCCTGATCAACGATCACGCCTGGAACAACGACGTCTTCCTGCCGACCGTCGGCAAGCGTGGCGCCGCCATCATCGAAGCCCGTGGCCTGTCCTCGGCCGCTTCGGCTGCCAACGCCGCCATCGACCACGTGCGTGACTGGGTCCTCGGTTCCGACGAATGGGTCACCATGGGTGTTCCTTCCGACGGTTCCTACGGCATCCCGGCCGGCATCGTGTTCGGCTTCCCGTGCGAATGCAAGGGTGGCAAATTCACCATCATCCAGGGCCTGGAAATCGACGAGTACAGCCGCGAGAAGATCAACTTCACGCTCAAGGAACTGACCGACGAAGCCGAAGCCGTCAAGGACATGCTGTAA
- a CDS encoding GntR family transcriptional regulator → MTREASRSANRTSSPTFSPLYRQIKDFLISSLEAGEWGPGDAIPSEGELAARFNVSQGTVRKAIDEMAAENMLVRRQGKGTFVSTHSDPRSFYRFLRLVPDAGGVAHTVSDPLSCVIREATVEVATALGVTVGERVVCVERLLRFGGEPVVFDQIYLLADQFEGLSIERLQGGERSLYSLFESEYGVRMINAEERLRAVPADPYSAGLLGVKAGDPLLLVERTAYTYGNKPVEWRRGLYCTRHHYYRNDLG, encoded by the coding sequence ATGACCCGTGAAGCTTCCCGTTCGGCAAACCGTACTTCGTCGCCCACATTCAGCCCCTTATACCGTCAGATCAAGGATTTTTTGATCAGCAGCCTGGAGGCTGGCGAGTGGGGGCCTGGTGATGCGATTCCCAGTGAGGGAGAGTTGGCTGCGCGTTTCAACGTCAGCCAGGGAACCGTGCGTAAGGCCATTGATGAAATGGCAGCAGAAAACATGCTGGTGCGCCGGCAAGGGAAGGGGACTTTTGTTTCCACGCATAGCGACCCGCGTTCCTTTTATCGTTTCCTGCGACTGGTTCCGGATGCGGGCGGTGTGGCGCATACCGTCAGCGACCCGTTATCCTGTGTTATTCGGGAAGCAACCGTCGAAGTGGCTACTGCACTCGGTGTGACGGTCGGTGAGCGTGTTGTTTGCGTCGAGCGTTTGCTGCGCTTCGGCGGCGAGCCGGTTGTATTTGATCAGATTTATCTGCTCGCAGACCAGTTCGAGGGGTTGTCCATCGAGCGTTTGCAAGGTGGCGAACGATCACTCTATAGTTTGTTCGAGAGTGAATACGGTGTCCGGATGATCAATGCCGAGGAGCGCTTGCGGGCTGTTCCGGCTGATCCTTATAGTGCCGGCTTGCTGGGTGTTAAGGCAGGCGATCCCTTGTTGCTGGTTGAACGTACCGCCTATACCTATGGAAATAAACCGGTTGAGTGGCGGCGTGGTTTGTATTGCACGCGTCATCACTATTACCGGAACGATCTGGGCTGA
- the sdhC gene encoding succinate dehydrogenase, cytochrome b556 subunit — protein MAEMTIKKRPKNLDLTTIRLPLPGKVSILHRVSGVGLFLFLPVLLWLFSASLTSADTFATFKAVMASLPAKVVAAGLLWSFVHHFCAGIRFLLLDLHVGIEKEAARQSAAVVFAVSIPLTLVLWGVLL, from the coding sequence ATGGCAGAAATGACCATCAAGAAACGTCCAAAAAACTTGGACTTGACTACTATCAGGTTGCCTTTACCGGGCAAGGTATCAATTCTTCATCGCGTTAGCGGTGTGGGTTTGTTCCTGTTTCTCCCGGTATTGCTCTGGCTGTTTTCGGCTAGCCTGACTTCAGCAGATACTTTTGCTACCTTCAAGGCGGTGATGGCCTCCTTGCCGGCAAAGGTTGTGGCGGCGGGCCTCCTCTGGTCGTTTGTTCACCACTTCTGCGCCGGTATCCGCTTCCTGTTGCTCGATCTGCATGTTGGTATCGAGAAAGAGGCCGCGCGTCAGTCGGCAGCTGTTGTATTTGCAGTCAGCATTCCGCTGACCCTGGTTCTCTGGGGGGTGCTCCTGTGA
- the sdhD gene encoding succinate dehydrogenase, hydrophobic membrane anchor protein, with product MINRTVVGAHYGLKDWIAQRATAVIMAIYSVLMVAVLLIVRPGSFEAWQGIFANGVIKFLTFLFFVSLFYHAWIGVRDIWMDYVKPTGIRLSLHVLTIAALVGYTAWAAAILWRL from the coding sequence GTGATTAATCGTACTGTTGTCGGTGCCCATTACGGCCTCAAGGACTGGATTGCACAACGTGCTACTGCCGTCATCATGGCTATTTATTCTGTCTTGATGGTTGCTGTCCTGCTGATTGTTCGTCCTGGTTCTTTTGAAGCTTGGCAAGGTATCTTTGCCAATGGCGTCATCAAGTTCCTGACCTTCCTGTTCTTTGTCAGCCTTTTTTACCACGCCTGGATTGGCGTGCGTGATATCTGGATGGATTACGTCAAGCCGACCGGCATTCGCCTCAGCTTGCACGTTCTGACCATTGCTGCGCTGGTGGGTTACACGGCGTGGGCTGCTGCGATTCTCTGGAGGCTGTAA
- the sdhA gene encoding succinate dehydrogenase flavoprotein subunit, translated as MSIPVLKFDAVIVGAGGAGLRSAIQLSEAGLKTAVLSKVFPTRSHTVAAQGGVAASLGNSEEDHWTWHMYDTVKGSDWLGDQDAIEFMCKKANEVVVELEHYGMPFDRTDDGKIYQRPFGGHMSNFGEKPVRRSCAAADRTGHAMLHAMYQRNVKANTQFFVEWMALDLIRDEEGHVLGVTAMEMETGQIVIFHARATIFATGGAGRIFYSSTNAFINTGDGLGMAARAGIPLEDMEFWQFHPTGVAGAGVLITEGVRGEGGILRNSSKERFMERYAPNAKDLASRDVVSRAMATEIKEGRGCGVNKDYVLLDITHLDPATIMKRLPGIHEIGLQFAGVDCLKEPLPVVPTCHYQMGGIPTHYSGRVVMPQGGDMNAVVPGFYAGGECACASVHGANRLGTNSLLDLLVFGKSAGDSAVEDLKAGRAHRDLPKDVADKTLARIAALDNRKGGANVHETRLAMQRTMQDHAGVFRFGDMLKQGVEKILEVEKAARNLEIKDKSQAWNTARTEALEMENLIEVAKATMISAEARKESRGAHVRDDAPDTAEFPNGRNDKEWLKHTLFSPVDNSISYKPVNMQPLTVEPVELKTRSY; from the coding sequence GTGAGTATTCCTGTTCTCAAGTTTGATGCGGTAATCGTTGGTGCCGGTGGTGCCGGTCTGCGTTCCGCAATCCAATTGTCCGAAGCCGGCCTGAAGACCGCCGTGCTGTCGAAGGTTTTTCCGACCCGTTCGCATACCGTTGCGGCGCAGGGTGGCGTTGCTGCCTCTCTGGGTAACTCCGAGGAAGATCACTGGACGTGGCACATGTACGATACCGTCAAGGGTTCCGACTGGCTCGGCGACCAGGACGCGATCGAGTTCATGTGCAAGAAGGCCAACGAAGTGGTCGTCGAACTCGAACACTACGGCATGCCTTTTGACCGTACCGACGACGGCAAGATCTATCAGCGCCCGTTCGGCGGCCACATGTCCAATTTCGGCGAAAAGCCGGTGCGTCGTTCCTGTGCTGCCGCTGACCGTACCGGTCACGCCATGCTGCACGCCATGTACCAGCGCAACGTCAAGGCCAACACCCAATTCTTCGTCGAATGGATGGCGCTTGACCTGATTCGCGACGAAGAAGGTCATGTCCTTGGTGTTACCGCTATGGAAATGGAAACTGGCCAGATCGTGATCTTCCACGCTCGCGCCACCATTTTCGCGACCGGCGGCGCTGGTCGTATCTTCTACTCTTCGACCAATGCCTTCATCAACACCGGTGATGGTCTGGGTATGGCGGCTCGTGCCGGTATCCCGCTCGAAGACATGGAATTCTGGCAGTTCCACCCGACCGGCGTCGCCGGTGCCGGCGTGCTGATTACCGAAGGTGTGCGCGGCGAAGGCGGCATCCTGCGTAATAGCAGCAAGGAACGCTTCATGGAGCGCTACGCGCCGAACGCCAAGGATCTGGCTTCGCGTGACGTGGTTTCGCGCGCCATGGCAACTGAAATCAAGGAAGGCCGCGGCTGTGGCGTCAACAAGGACTACGTCCTGCTCGACATCACCCACCTCGACCCCGCGACCATTATGAAGCGCCTGCCTGGTATTCACGAAATCGGCCTGCAGTTCGCCGGTGTCGATTGCCTGAAAGAGCCGCTCCCGGTCGTACCGACCTGTCATTACCAGATGGGCGGTATTCCGACTCATTACTCTGGTCGTGTCGTAATGCCGCAAGGTGGCGACATGAACGCCGTTGTTCCGGGCTTCTACGCCGGTGGCGAGTGTGCCTGCGCCTCGGTGCACGGTGCCAACCGTCTCGGTACGAACTCGCTGCTCGACCTGCTGGTCTTCGGCAAGTCGGCGGGTGACTCGGCTGTTGAAGATCTCAAGGCTGGCCGCGCTCATCGCGATCTGCCCAAGGATGTTGCCGACAAGACCCTGGCTCGCATTGCAGCGCTGGATAACCGCAAGGGTGGTGCCAACGTGCACGAAACCCGTCTGGCCATGCAGCGCACGATGCAGGACCACGCTGGCGTGTTCCGTTTCGGCGACATGCTGAAGCAAGGCGTCGAGAAGATTCTCGAAGTTGAAAAGGCCGCGCGCAACCTGGAAATCAAGGACAAGTCGCAGGCCTGGAATACGGCCCGGACCGAAGCTCTCGAAATGGAAAACCTGATCGAAGTTGCCAAGGCAACGATGATCTCCGCCGAGGCTCGCAAGGAGTCCCGTGGCGCCCACGTTCGCGACGATGCACCGGATACTGCCGAGTTCCCGAATGGCCGTAACGACAAGGAATGGCTGAAGCACACGCTGTTCTCGCCGGTTGATAACTCGATCAGCTACAAGCCGGTCAACATGCAACCCCTGACCGTCGAGCCTGTTGAGCTCAAGACGCGCTCGTACTAA
- a CDS encoding succinate dehydrogenase iron-sulfur subunit translates to MSKRMVQFSIYRYDPDKDDAPYMQDISVELEPTDRKLLDALTKLKAKDDAISYRRSCREGVCGSDAMNINGKNGLACLTDIDSLKQPIVLRPLPGLPVIRDLIVDMTQFFKQYHSIKPYLINNDPAPERERLQSPEDREELNGLYECILCACCSTSCPSFWWNPDKFVGPAGLLAAYRFIADTRDQATNERLDNLEDPYRLFRCHTIMNCVDVCPKGLNPTKAIGKIKDMMVRRAV, encoded by the coding sequence ATGAGCAAACGCATGGTTCAATTCAGTATCTACCGCTACGATCCGGACAAGGACGACGCGCCGTACATGCAGGACATCTCGGTCGAACTCGAACCGACTGACCGTAAGCTGCTTGATGCGCTGACCAAGCTGAAGGCCAAGGATGATGCGATTTCGTATCGTCGCTCCTGCCGTGAAGGCGTTTGTGGCTCTGATGCCATGAACATCAACGGCAAGAATGGTCTGGCTTGTCTGACCGACATCGATAGTCTGAAGCAGCCGATCGTGTTGCGTCCGTTGCCAGGTCTGCCGGTCATTCGCGACCTGATCGTCGATATGACCCAGTTCTTCAAGCAGTACCACTCGATCAAGCCGTACCTGATCAACAACGACCCGGCTCCAGAGCGCGAACGCCTCCAGTCGCCGGAAGATCGTGAAGAGCTGAATGGCTTGTACGAGTGCATCCTGTGTGCCTGCTGCTCGACCTCCTGTCCTTCCTTCTGGTGGAATCCGGACAAGTTCGTCGGCCCGGCCGGCCTGCTGGCTGCTTATCGCTTCATCGCCGATACCCGTGACCAGGCAACCAACGAGCGTCTTGATAACCTCGAAGACCCGTATCGTCTGTTCCGTTGCCACACCATCATGAATTGCGTTGACGTATGTCCGAAGGGTCTGAACCCGACCAAGGCCATCGGCAAGATCAAGGACATGATGGTTCGCCGCGCCGTCTGA
- a CDS encoding succinate dehydrogenase assembly factor 2: protein MERKDYERLRWRCIRRALLELDVTLTRFLDDGFDKLDEEGQRAFVALADMEDYDLWDLITGKAEIDDPRITSIVALLRKS, encoded by the coding sequence ATGGAACGAAAAGACTATGAGCGCCTGCGTTGGCGTTGCATCCGTCGGGCTTTGCTCGAACTTGATGTGACGCTGACGCGTTTTCTCGACGACGGTTTCGATAAACTGGACGAAGAGGGGCAACGGGCGTTCGTGGCATTAGCCGATATGGAAGACTATGATCTTTGGGATCTCATCACCGGAAAAGCCGAGATTGATGATCCCAGGATTACTTCCATCGTGGCGTTGCTTCGTAAGAGTTGA
- the gltA gene encoding citrate synthase: MTTERKATLTIDGQAPVDFPIMSPTHGNDCVDIRTLGAKTGLFTYDSGFLSTASCKSRITFIDGDKGELLYRGYPIEQLAENCNFLEVTYLLKNGELPNAKQKSDFESTIKNHTMVHEQLSKFFSGFRRDAHPMAVMTGVVGALSAFYHDAMDFSDAEHRNVSFNRLVAKLPTIVAMAYKYNTGAPFMYPDNELSYTANFMRMMFGNPCEKYVPNPVLVRALDTIFTLHADHEQNASTSTVRLAGSSGANPFACIAAGIACLWGPAHGGANEACLQMLEEIGDVSRVPEFIARAKDKNDSFKLMGFGHRVYKNFDPRATLMRKVCNEVLAELGLENDRLFKLAMELERIALEDPYFVEKKLYPNVDFYSGIVQKAIGIPTEMFTCIFALARTVGWMTQWEEMISDPEYKIGRPRQLYIGAARRDVVPLAQRG; this comes from the coding sequence ATGACGACCGAACGCAAGGCAACTTTGACAATCGATGGACAGGCTCCCGTCGATTTCCCGATCATGTCCCCGACGCACGGCAATGACTGCGTCGATATCCGCACCTTGGGCGCCAAGACCGGTTTGTTTACCTACGACTCCGGTTTCCTTTCTACCGCCAGCTGCAAATCCAGAATCACCTTTATCGATGGTGACAAGGGCGAGTTGCTGTACCGTGGCTATCCGATCGAGCAACTGGCAGAAAACTGCAACTTCCTTGAAGTGACGTATCTGCTCAAGAACGGCGAACTGCCGAACGCCAAGCAGAAAAGCGATTTCGAAAGCACGATCAAGAATCACACGATGGTGCATGAGCAACTGTCCAAGTTCTTCTCCGGCTTCCGTCGTGATGCTCACCCGATGGCCGTGATGACTGGCGTGGTCGGTGCGTTGTCCGCTTTCTACCATGATGCAATGGACTTTTCTGACGCCGAGCACCGTAACGTCAGCTTCAATCGCCTGGTTGCCAAGCTGCCGACGATCGTTGCCATGGCTTACAAATACAACACGGGTGCGCCGTTCATGTATCCGGACAATGAGTTGAGCTATACCGCCAACTTCATGCGCATGATGTTCGGTAACCCGTGCGAGAAGTACGTTCCGAATCCGGTTCTGGTCCGTGCCCTTGACACTATTTTCACGTTGCATGCCGACCACGAACAAAATGCGTCGACTTCGACGGTTCGTCTGGCTGGCTCTTCGGGTGCCAATCCGTTTGCCTGTATCGCAGCAGGTATCGCCTGTCTGTGGGGCCCGGCACACGGCGGCGCCAACGAGGCATGCCTGCAGATGCTGGAAGAAATCGGCGACGTTTCTCGCGTTCCCGAGTTCATCGCTCGTGCCAAGGACAAGAATGACTCCTTCAAGCTGATGGGCTTCGGTCACCGCGTCTACAAGAACTTCGACCCGCGCGCTACGCTGATGCGCAAGGTATGTAATGAAGTCCTGGCTGAGCTGGGTCTGGAAAATGATCGTCTGTTCAAGCTGGCCATGGAACTTGAGCGTATCGCTCTGGAAGATCCGTACTTCGTCGAGAAGAAGCTTTACCCGAACGTCGACTTCTACTCCGGTATCGTTCAGAAGGCGATCGGTATCCCGACAGAAATGTTCACCTGTATCTTCGCCCTGGCTCGCACCGTGGGCTGGATGACGCAGTGGGAAGAAATGATTTCCGATCCGGAATACAAGATCGGTCGTCCGCGTCAGCTGTACATCGGTGCCGCACGTCGCGACGTCGTGCCGCTTGCCCAACGCGGCTAA
- a CDS encoding 2-oxoglutarate dehydrogenase E1 component has protein sequence MPMTTMNHLFDSTMFFGGNAPFVEELYETYLDNPTAVPDEWRDYFDRLAQMPGFVARDVAHAPVIAAFAELGKDGGFRPAATSSASDNKKQSAVGQLVTAYRSIGTRWADLDPLKRLARPKIEELELSFYGFTDSDLNQKFSTGSLKGVPETASLGDIMETLKQTYCGSVGVEYMYMSEYSEKRWLQERLETIRSRPSYSADQKKRLLERLTAAETLERYLHTKYVGQKRFSLEGGESLIVAMDETIRSGGNCGIDEIVIGMAHRGRLNVLVNTLGKAPSMLFSEFEGKKKSDLSAGDVKYHMGFSSDVSTPQGPCHLTLAFNPSHLEIVNPVVEGSVYARQVRRGEGSKSKVLPVIIHGDSAVAGQGVNQEMINFAQTRGYGTGGTLHIVVNNQIGFTTSDPRDYRSGHYCTDIFKMADAPIFHVNGDDPEAVALVTQIAVEFRQQFKKDVVIDIVCFRKLGHNEQDEPMVTQPLMYKKIAQHPGTRKVYGDKLIAEGVLPADGPDQMIKEYREHLDKGELLYNPVLAGYKHPNMIDWTPFLTKTYIENCDTKVPAKELKRLAERLTTLPEGFTLHSRVKKIVEDRAAMGDGKLPVDWGMAENLAYASLLVSGYGVRISGEDVGRGTFFHRHAAFHDQNRENWDVGTFHPLKNLQEKQAGFQCYDSVLSEEAVLAFDYGYATANPYELVVWEGQFGDFANGAQVVIDQFIASGEAKWGRACGLVMLLPHGYEGQGPEHSSARLERYMQACAEMNMEVCVPSNASQVFHMLRRQAVRMQRKPLIVMTPKSLLRHKDAACSLDELANGEFKQVIGEIDDLDAKKVTRVVLCSGKVYYDLLAARREKKIANIAIVRVEQLYPFPKDHLEKELAKYPKATEIVWCQEEPRNQGAWYWIASRHHLDTQISGKQKMLLVSRPASSSPAVGYLAKHNEQQKALIESALGKIEY, from the coding sequence ATGCCTATGACTACGATGAATCACCTGTTCGACAGCACGATGTTCTTCGGCGGCAATGCGCCGTTTGTTGAAGAGCTGTACGAAACCTATCTTGATAATCCGACTGCCGTGCCTGATGAGTGGCGCGACTACTTTGATCGCCTGGCCCAGATGCCAGGCTTTGTTGCTCGTGATGTGGCGCATGCGCCTGTCATCGCCGCCTTTGCCGAGCTGGGCAAGGATGGTGGTTTCCGTCCGGCCGCAACGAGCAGTGCCAGCGACAACAAGAAGCAATCCGCAGTAGGTCAGCTGGTTACGGCCTACCGTTCAATCGGAACTCGCTGGGCTGATCTTGACCCGCTCAAGCGCCTGGCCCGGCCGAAGATCGAAGAACTCGAACTTTCGTTTTATGGCTTTACCGATTCCGATCTCAACCAGAAATTCAGCACCGGCTCACTGAAGGGCGTGCCTGAAACGGCTTCTCTGGGCGACATCATGGAAACGCTGAAACAGACCTATTGTGGTTCTGTCGGCGTTGAATACATGTACATGAGCGAGTACAGCGAAAAACGCTGGCTCCAGGAACGTCTCGAAACCATCCGCTCACGTCCTTCCTACTCTGCTGACCAGAAAAAGCGCCTGCTGGAGCGGTTGACCGCAGCAGAGACGCTGGAGCGCTACCTGCATACCAAGTATGTCGGTCAGAAGCGTTTCTCCCTCGAAGGCGGCGAGTCGCTGATCGTGGCGATGGATGAAACCATTCGTTCCGGCGGCAACTGCGGCATCGATGAAATCGTTATCGGCATGGCCCACCGTGGTCGTCTGAACGTGCTGGTCAACACGCTGGGCAAGGCACCGTCCATGCTGTTCTCCGAATTTGAAGGCAAGAAGAAGAGCGATCTTTCGGCCGGCGACGTCAAGTACCACATGGGCTTCTCGTCCGACGTGTCGACGCCGCAAGGTCCTTGCCACCTGACACTGGCTTTCAACCCGTCGCACCTCGAAATCGTCAACCCGGTGGTTGAAGGTTCGGTCTATGCACGTCAGGTTCGTCGTGGCGAAGGCAGCAAGTCCAAGGTTCTCCCGGTCATCATCCACGGCGACTCCGCTGTTGCCGGTCAGGGTGTTAACCAGGAAATGATCAACTTCGCGCAAACCCGCGGCTACGGCACGGGCGGCACGCTGCATATCGTCGTGAACAACCAGATCGGCTTCACGACCAGCGACCCGCGTGACTATCGCTCCGGCCACTACTGTACCGACATCTTCAAGATGGCCGATGCACCGATCTTCCACGTCAATGGTGATGACCCGGAAGCTGTTGCACTGGTGACCCAGATTGCGGTCGAATTCCGTCAGCAGTTCAAGAAGGATGTCGTGATCGACATCGTCTGCTTCCGCAAGCTCGGTCACAACGAGCAGGACGAGCCGATGGTCACCCAGCCGCTGATGTACAAGAAAATTGCCCAGCACCCGGGTACCCGCAAGGTTTACGGCGACAAGCTGATTGCCGAAGGGGTTTTGCCGGCAGATGGTCCGGATCAGATGATCAAGGAATACCGCGAACATCTTGATAAGGGCGAACTGCTGTACAACCCGGTTCTGGCAGGCTACAAGCACCCGAACATGATTGACTGGACGCCATTCCTGACCAAGACCTATATCGAAAATTGCGATACCAAGGTGCCGGCCAAGGAATTGAAGCGTCTGGCTGAGCGTCTGACCACGCTGCCGGAAGGTTTCACGCTGCATTCCCGTGTCAAGAAGATCGTTGAAGATCGCGCTGCAATGGGTGACGGCAAGCTGCCAGTCGACTGGGGCATGGCTGAAAACCTGGCCTATGCATCGCTGCTGGTTTCCGGCTACGGCGTTCGCATTTCCGGTGAAGACGTCGGTCGCGGTACCTTCTTCCATCGCCACGCAGCGTTCCACGACCAGAATCGTGAAAACTGGGATGTTGGTACTTTCCATCCGCTGAAGAACCTGCAGGAAAAGCAGGCCGGCTTCCAGTGCTACGACTCCGTGCTGTCCGAAGAAGCGGTTCTCGCCTTCGACTACGGCTACGCTACGGCCAACCCGTACGAACTCGTGGTCTGGGAAGGCCAGTTCGGCGACTTCGCCAACGGTGCACAGGTCGTAATCGACCAGTTCATCGCTTCCGGCGAAGCCAAGTGGGGTCGTGCCTGTGGTCTGGTCATGCTGTTGCCGCATGGTTACGAAGGTCAGGGTCCGGAGCACTCTTCCGCCCGCCTCGAACGCTACATGCAGGCTTGTGCCGAAATGAACATGGAAGTGTGCGTGCCGTCCAACGCATCCCAGGTTTTCCACATGCTGCGCCGTCAGGCCGTTCGCATGCAGCGCAAGCCATTGATCGTGATGACACCGAAATCCCTGCTTCGCCACAAGGATGCCGCCTGTTCGCTCGACGAACTGGCCAATGGCGAATTCAAGCAGGTCATTGGTGAAATCGACGACCTCGATGCCAAAAAAGTTACCCGTGTTGTCCTGTGTTCCGGCAAGGTCTACTACGACCTGCTGGCCGCCCGTCGCGAGAAGAAAATCGCCAACATTGCCATCGTCCGCGTTGAGCAGCTCTACCCGTTCCCGAAAGATCACCTCGAGAAGGAACTGGCCAAGTATCCGAAGGCGACTGAAATCGTCTGGTGCCAGGAAGAGCCGCGCAACCAGGGCGCCTGGTACTGGATTGCTTCGCGCCACCATCTGGATACCCAGATCAGTGGCAAGCAGAAGATGCTGCTGGTCTCGCGTCCGGCATCGTCCTCGCCTGCAGTGGGCTATCTGGCCAAGCACAACGAGCAACAAAAAGCACTGATCGAGTCCGCACTGGGCAAGATCGAGTACTAA